In Amphiura filiformis chromosome 1, Afil_fr2py, whole genome shotgun sequence, the following are encoded in one genomic region:
- the LOC140151578 gene encoding LOW QUALITY PROTEIN: uncharacterized protein (The sequence of the model RefSeq protein was modified relative to this genomic sequence to represent the inferred CDS: inserted 2 bases in 1 codon; deleted 1 base in 1 codon): protein MSRSVKDLRDLICVSRLTIRDSDEEDNNEDLTRPLSSMSLYGEGAVSANSTLAASDGNSLIPRPPPTSGKGAKPRTTGVFKRPQTPSSFDFRKLKTPLPPVSSSPQESSRPSTASSSGSDRPSSGEVSAAIPDGNFDYALQHMDSSCVNEWLTRSNEMVNDLTSWCNHGENFVRFSHFWLTEFPEYQRLDIIKMEVGILSDELTIAFEDGIKQGDVNLSDLNHLVLAVLREYPARLCSAQGPHVFLNILDILSSERTHEYKRLLTDAKMSTRNRDYAQWMLALRAFLLLNVWSNIVKFYRRFKSDLMNESEEEDGLKPSSAADVMKRRAFQAVRLGHVSVLYYLVKSGKVVASVRDEQGRTLVFAAIMHKQQHILHYLVTKVKGVIDVNSPCRESGNTPXHAAANWGYVEMVTLLIGKGEANVNAANPKCDQATPLHLAVMQGHYSVCEILVQAGADITASMNGITPVELAQDMGHTDIHELLAQSHHNEEAETNQQPMDQC, encoded by the exons ATGTCTAGAAGTGTCAAAGATTTGCGTGATTTGATATGCGTCTCTCGATTGACCATACGAGATAGTGATGAAGAAGATAACAATGAAGACTTAACTAGGCCCTTGAGTTCTATGAGCCTCTATGGGGAAGGTGCAGTCAGTGCAAATTCAACACTAGCAGCTAGTGATGGCAATTCTCTGATTCCGCGCCCTCCGCCAACATCAGGAAAGGGGGCTAAGCCAAGGACAACTGGTGTTTTCAAACGTCCCCAGACACCTTCAAGCTTTGATTTCAGAAAGTTGAAGACCCCTCTGCCACCAGTGTCATCATCTCCACAGGAAAGCTCCAGGCCATCCACAGCAAGTAGCAGTGGTAGTGATAGGCCAAGTAGTGGTGAAGTGTCTGCTGCAATACCTGATGGCAATTTTGATTATGCATTGCAACATATGGACAGCAGCTGTGTGAACGAGTGGCTCACAAGGTCAAATGAAATGGTTAATGATCTAACTAGTTGGTGCAATCATGGTGAGAACTTTGTACGC TTTTCACACTTCTGGCTCACAGAGTTTCCAGAATACCAGAGACTTGATATCATCAAGATGGAAGTTGGAATCCTAAGTGACGAATTAACTATAGCATTTGAAGATGGCATCAAACAAGGTGATGTCAACTTGTCTGATTTAAATCATCTAGTTTTGGCTGTGCTAAGGGAATACCCTGCCAGACTATGCAGTGCACAAGGTCCACATGTATTCTTAAACATTTTAGACATTCTCTCATCAGAAAGGACCCATGAATACAAGCGTTTGCTGACTGACGCCAAGATGTCAACTAGAAATCGAGACTATGCGCAATGGATGTTGGCTCTACGAGCCTTTCTTCTATTAAATGTTTGGAGCAACATAGTCAAATTCTACCGCAGATTCAAATCAGATTTGATGAATGAAAGCGAGGAGGAGGATGGGCTGAAACCAAGCTCTGCAGCAGATGTGATGAAGAGGAGAGCATTTCAGGCAGTGAGACTTGGTCATGTCAGCGTATTGTACTATCTTGTCAAGAGTGGCAAAGTGGTGGCTAGTGTAAGAGATGAACAAGGAAGGACTTTAGTATTTGCAGCTATCATGCATAAACAGCAACATATTCTACATTATCTAGTCACCAAG GTAAAAGGTGTGATAGATGTAAACAGTCCATGCCGAGAATCTGGCAACACTCC CCATGCTGCAGCTAACTGGGGTTATGTGGAGATGGTGACATTGTTAATTGGTAAAGGCGAGGCTAATGTTAATGCTGCCAACCCAAAATGTGACCAAGCAACACCACTACATCTAGCTGTTATGCAAG GTCATTACAGTGTGTGTGAAATTCTAGTCCAGGCTGGAGCAGACATTACAGCAAGTATGAATGGTATCACACCAGTGGAACTTGCTCAAGATAtgggacatacagacatacatgAGCTACTAGCACAAAGCCATCATAATGAAGAGGCTGAGACCAATCAACAGCCAATGGACCAGTGTTAA